A stretch of DNA from Telopea speciosissima isolate NSW1024214 ecotype Mountain lineage chromosome 5, Tspe_v1, whole genome shotgun sequence:
TCAACGGTTTGCGGCCATCATAAGCAATCTCAAAGTGGTCTCCAACCCCAtgagcttgagggggagtgttatgaCACAGGAAGATTTCAAATCGGTCCATGGTCACCAAGACCATGGAACCATGGTACAAAGAGGAACCACGATTCAAAATAAGCTAGTGCTGACTCATGGCTTATCTTCTCCCAATGCTCAGCTTACACACAAAACACATGCCAATTTCCTAAATggaaataattcaaaatatcaAGGGAAGAGGGCAGATATGTCTCCTATGTCTCCCCCTAATTATCAGCTCCATAATCAGAGATTTTATTCTCACCAAAATCAAGGATTTCATTCAAATCCTATCCCTAAAATAAATCCATCGGTTATGGAAAGAATGGATTTTAAATATTgtaaggagaagtgaagaaaggtAAGTGAATACATTCTTCTCTCAAGTAGAGAATTCTTGGACGTAGGTGATTCACCACCGAACCAAGTAAATCCTtgtgtccttcttcttcttgtctctcaACCTTTCTTCATGTCTTCTCCAAATCTTAACAGTTTCCATACAAAACACAAGTATTCTTCTTTAACATCTTTTGTTTTACCAATTCCCTTACAAAGTTTGTTTCGAGTCTGAGCAAAATTCTGTAACACTCGAAAGGGCACAACAAGTGGGTGCATGACTACTTGTGGACGCCAAAGGAATATTTTACTTGGATCGTATTTCAATAATACCCTAGTCTAAGGATCTTTTTAGCCAACATCCACGCATTTATGCGAGGGTCACGTTGATTATAGATTTTCTCCAATGGTGGAAAAGGAAGTCAAAGTTGCTTTCCCTTAAAAAGGTAGGAGAAAATATGCTCCATATACTATTAATCCTGTTTTGAAAGAGTGAGTGAGTTGGGGGTTAACTTCAATGACCCAGTAAGATCTGTTCTAGATCTTTTATATGTGAATCGTTTGGCCATCCCTTCAGTTCCTCCTCCACCTCAACGAATTGGAGAGGTTTGGTGGTGTAAGCCAGTCCATGGAAGGCTAAAATTAAATATTGATGGGTGTTCGCTTGGAATCCAAGGAGAACTGGTGCCGATGTGTATGACATGTATGTTGCGAAAATTGAGATTTTGGTCCAGGGAATTGGTTTTACCATGGAAATAGGTGTGAGGAACCTATGGATTGAGAGCCACTCATCAGCTGTGGTTTGCGTCATTTACAGGAAGTCGATCCCCTGGTTCGTTACTCAATCATGGATCTATCTTCAATATTTCCTGTCTTCTATCTCTTGGAAAGATTACTCATAGTTTTAGAGAAGCCAATCCAGTAGCGGATTTCCTTGTGAAAGATGTGGCTAAATAGGGTTTATTCTCTACTTCAATTGTTATCCCTATTCTTATTCAAGACGAACTGGAGAGGGATGTGCAAGGCAGGCCGCAGAATCTGTTCTCAAGATaattagtttaagttgtttagttaGTCTGGGTAGTTTCCTGCTGATGCCATGGCTGAAGGTGgggcttcctagtctaagttggTTTTTTGTAATCATTTGGGTATGCCTGAAAATTAACTGTATATTTCATTTGTAGTTTTATTCAATTCTTGCTGACCTTCAGCAAAAAAATTGTTTTGATGGATTCAAGCCATGACAGGGTATGGATGTCATTTAAGTATGCTGGCTGATGTCGTTGTTCAATCGAAAAGGGCTGCATCTTTGCTCTTGGATCCATCTTGACCATGGATGCAAAAATTGATGAATTAGTTAGTCTCTTTGCAGGTAATCGAAGGCGATTTCTTTGAATTCTTTAGCCAAAATGTCGACATATTTTTTATATGGCCTTAAGTTTAGCTTAACTGCCCCCAAGGAATATGGGATCCATTTGGTGCAATCAATACTAGACGAGTCCCACATCCCTTATGGTTCGCTACTCGTCCAATAGCAGCCGCCAGATCATTTCTGTGTCTTCTAGTTCTAAATTTAAAACATATTCATTAGAGAATACGTCCTCTAACGGTATGTTTCAGGGATGGGATGCACTGAAAGATGATACCGATCGGAGATTGCTCGACCTTTGATTGAATTCTGTATCACATACTTGATGTGGAATTCTGATAGCAACAAAAGTCATCGAGCGAGTCTAGTACTATCTTTTCGAACaggtacttgattggatccattCTAGAGATCAATAGTATAGGATGGCCTATCATGTAATGTCTCACAGATGTCTCGTTGCCCATATTTCTAACCATCCTATTTACTCCAGGATATACATTTAAAAGATTCTAACATCCTATTCTGCCCTAGTTCTTCAAcaatgaatgagagagagagatgtcagAACACCTTTATtcccacatatatatatatatatatatatatagagagagagagagagagagagagagagagagagagagagagagagagagaggctaaAAATTACATCAAAATGATGAAGCTATAAAACTAAGATTCTAAACCACTTCCCATCCAATATGCCCCCATCAGTATTTCCTTGCCCAAGCATGTTTACCATTTATccaaaacttcattttttcttccttgTCCATACCTTCAAGGATAACTTCCATGGTTTCATATGATCTAAAAGCCACACGACCACACATAGCTTGTCCATTAGGAGATAATTTCTGCATATGGATCATCTCTACACATTCTCCATAAGTCCTGCACtccacaaacccaaaaaaaagaaaaatgttagtttttttatatcataaaaattaaactgaggctcccgccactgcgaggtctggggagggtgaTAATGTACGTACCTTTACCCTTGTGTTCACAAAGAGACTGTTGGAGCAatctttaccattgcaccaaggcccatccTATTTTTATATATCATAGAAGAAACAAATTAAGGAAAACAGAAATTATAGAGAGATTACTAACATGTTAAAGAAGTCTCGAAGTTCATTTTCTGAAATAGGGTATCCCCTAGCGAAGGTTACAAATATGGTCCTTTCATCAGGATGACTACCATAAGGCCTAAACCCAGAGCTTGAGGTACCCATCATACCAAAACCAGTTTTTTGTCCATCTCTTACTCTAGACCGATGCTTTATTGCTTTCTGCACAATATCATCAAATACTTTGTGTCCAAAATCAGAGACAAACTTAGAAATTTTAGAAACTGCAGAAACCCTAATATGAGGACAGAATGAGAGAGAAATGTCTCTATTTATAAGCTTCTTAGTTGAAGGGAACTCATTAATCTTCGGAGACTCATCTTTGTCAATGCAATTTAGGCATAAAACAGCTTCAGTTGCCGCCGAATCGATGACGGTGTCCGGAGATGAGAGCATGCGGAGGATGATATTTGGATGGCCTAACTCTTCTAGAAATAACCAAAACCCAATGATCCTCATTGACTCTTCAATATCACGGCCAAGATTGATCACTAAAACAGTGAATATGTCTCTATCAATGCCATGGAACCATTTTAGTTCGTCCACAGTGACATCAAAAGTAGCCATTGGCAAGATGGGTTTTGAGGGATGGGAAGTAAGAATTGGGGGGGGAGTATCAATGGGTTGATCGACTGGTCTTTAATTTATATAGACGATGGGGTGTGTGATCCAAAAAATGGCTTTCAGATGGTGGCTTCTGGGCTAACTGCTGTGGTACCTTCTCAGAAGGGGTGCAATGGTTGTTTTGCTTTTGCCTCTTGAGGGCAGATTTATAACCGTTTGGTTATTTGAACCAAGAATTCTGATCATATAATTCAAACGCGTAGACAGTTTGGCCAATTTCCTCTCCTTGGTTGCGTGAGTTATGTCCGCTCTCCAACCTTGAGTTGTAGCATGTTTCTCCTTAATAAACTtcttcataccaaaaaaaataaaataaaataaaagaattataTGTTTTCCAGTTACAGACCAATTATAGCCTTGTAGTATCATAAACTCTCACATCATTCGGACCAAACACTACATACTTGCCTTTTGTTGTCACTTGTGGAgtagaaaacaaaattttcatcaCAACGCACAGTCCTCTCTCTTGCGTTATCCAAAGGGTAGCCTGTTCGACAACTTGATGTGCCCAACGCGCTTTCCTCCATGACATTATGAATGACGAGGTGTACATGACTCAGCCACAAGGGTGGTTTGAGGACCCACTCCATCCTGACCATGTTTTCCGACTTCATAAGTCtctatatggcctcaaacaagcACCCCGTGCATGGTTCCATCGGCTATCCCAAATTCTTATTGCCTTTGGTTTTCGAGCTTCCAAAATCGACCCCTCGTTGTTTATTTTTGGTCAGGGTACTAATACTACATATATCTtggtctacgttgatgatattctACTTACAGGGAACCAATCTTCACTTGTTGCCTCCCTCTTACAACACCTAGTTTATAAGTTCTCCATCAAAGACCTTGGTCCACTTAGTTTCTTTCTTGGAGTTGAGGTGGTTTACAAGCCCACAGGTGTCCTCCTTTCTCAATCCAGTTACATTGATGATCTCTTGAATAGGGCGGGCATGACTAATTGCAAACCCATTTAGACGCCAATTGCTACGACTATGAAGCCTCAG
This window harbors:
- the LOC122663103 gene encoding uncharacterized protein LOC122663103; this encodes MATFDVTVDELKWFHGIDRDIFTVLVINLGRDIEESMRIIGFWLFLEELGHPNIILRMLSSPDTVIDSAATEAVLCLNCIDKDESPKINEFPSTKKLINRDISLSFCPHIRVSAVSKISKFVSDFGHKVFDDIVQKAIKHRSRVRDGQKTGFGMMGTSSSGFRPYGSHPDERTIFVTFARGYPISENELRDFFNMTYGECVEMIHMQKLSPNGQAMCGRVAFRSYETMEVILEGMDKEEKMKFWINGKHAWARKY